A region of the bacterium genome:
AAGACGAGCAGGTCGTACCGCCCCCGCTTCAGGATGTCTTTCGCAAATTGCTGGCACTTCGCGTTCTCCCCGCCGCGGTTGACGGAAAACCCGCCCATCCACTGCGTGACGAGACCGTTGAGGCCGTGGTTGGCGTCGAAATTCTCCCGGGTCGCCATGAAGGTCGCAAACCGGCCGGTCCGGCGCATCAGCTCCGTCACCACCATGGCATCGGCGAAGTCGGAGTGGTTGGGCGTAATCAGGACACCCGGGGGGAGGGTCCGGAGTGTGTTCGTGTCTCGGATCTCGCAGGAGACACGCGCCCGCGGCATCGCGTAGAACCGGTTCACCAATCGCATCAGCCTGATGAAGGTCCGGCTGGGTCTGGCCGGCCGAAACTCCGTGATCGACGGCGGCTGCCGCACGGCGCTTCCCCCCGTCACGTCATCGTGGCGACGTGCTCCCGCAGGAACCCGATGACGCGCCGATCGTACTCCCGGGTCCCGACGCGACGCGTCCGCGCATGCCCGGCCTGCTCGACGATCCAGAGCGATTTGGGGTCCCCGCACGCGCCGTAGAGGGCCCGGGCATCCCCGACGTCGGTCAACCGGTCCTGCATTCCATGAATGATCAGGACGGGGCGCGGACTGATCTTGGCGATCGCGTCGATGGGAGCGACCGACGCCAGCGGCGCCCCGACGAGGCGCTCACCGAGCCGCCGCGTCCGGCGCCACGCCAGGGACGCGAGGGGCCCCCAGACCCGGCGCGCGACGCGCTCGACGGCGCGGTCGAGACGCGCGTAGCTGCTGTCCGCGACGACCGCGTCGATCACCGGCGTCTCGGCGGCCGCGAGGATCGCCGCCGCGGCGCCCATCGAGAGCCCGACGACACCGATCCGGTGACGCGGTCCAGCCCGCTGCCGGACGAACGCGACGGCGCCCAGGACGTCCTGGACCTCCCGGTAGCCCAGCGTGACCGATGTGCGCTCGCTGCCGCCCCAGTTCCGGAAGTCGAAGGCGAGCACGCCGAAGCCGGCGTCCAGGAGCGCGCGGGCCAGGCCCGCCATGTCGCGCTTGCTTCCCGGCACGCCGTGGCAGAGGATGATCGTCCCCGTCGCGCCGTCCGGCTCGCCGTACCAACCGGCGAGCCGGATCCCATCCGGGCTCCGAAAGGCGACCGCACGCAGCCTCCGGTCCGGGATGGCCCGTCCCCGCGTGAACCAACCGCCCCGGAGCATGGACACAAGCGACGGCCGCATGGAGGCGACTATCGAGTGCCCTTGATCTTCCAGATGAAGATCGAGCCGAGCACCACTTCGACGATCGCCATCGAAAAGATGACCGAGTACCCGCGGTTGGGCCCCATCCGGTTGAAGACGTCGAGCAGCGGCCCCGCGATGACG
Encoded here:
- a CDS encoding alpha/beta fold hydrolase: MRPSLVSMLRGGWFTRGRAIPDRRLRAVAFRSPDGIRLAGWYGEPDGATGTIILCHGVPGSKRDMAGLARALLDAGFGVLAFDFRNWGGSERTSVTLGYREVQDVLGAVAFVRQRAGPRHRIGVVGLSMGAAAAILAAAETPVIDAVVADSSYARLDRAVERVARRVWGPLASLAWRRTRRLGERLVGAPLASVAPIDAIAKISPRPVLIIHGMQDRLTDVGDARALYGACGDPKSLWIVEQAGHARTRRVGTREYDRRVIGFLREHVATMT